From a region of the Thermomicrobium roseum DSM 5159 genome:
- a CDS encoding HNH endonuclease, which translates to MLDNDPLQRHNGHLSLDGLSEGISRSSQNGYHPVLVLNQNYEPLHVASVRRALVLWLAGKAEILETYDHEVASAQHRFPAPSVIRLYTLVKRPLVRVRLTRREVFLRDNFTCQYCGVRTHDLTIDHVIPRSRGGPHTWENVVSACRACNHRKGGKSLAEARMQLLRPPFEPPPSRYYTIQRLLRSPVHESWLKFLPDLDVKSQRSR; encoded by the coding sequence GTGCTCGATAACGACCCTCTCCAACGCCACAATGGCCATCTCTCCCTGGACGGCTTGTCCGAGGGTATCTCTCGATCATCCCAGAACGGCTACCACCCAGTTCTCGTACTGAACCAGAACTACGAACCACTCCACGTCGCAAGCGTCCGGCGTGCTCTCGTGCTCTGGCTGGCTGGAAAAGCCGAAATCCTGGAAACCTATGACCATGAAGTCGCATCCGCCCAGCACCGTTTCCCCGCGCCCTCGGTCATTCGCCTCTACACACTCGTCAAGCGGCCACTGGTCCGCGTCCGGCTGACCCGCCGCGAGGTCTTCCTGCGCGACAACTTCACCTGCCAGTACTGCGGCGTACGGACTCACGACCTCACGATCGACCACGTGATCCCGCGCTCGCGCGGTGGTCCTCACACCTGGGAGAACGTCGTCAGCGCCTGCCGTGCCTGCAATCACCGCAAGGGAGGCAAGTCGCTGGCCGAGGCGCGCATGCAGCTCTTGCGCCCACCCTTCGAACCACCGCCGAGCCGCTACTACACGATCCAGCGGCTGCTGCGCTCACCCGTGCACGAGAGCTGGCTGAAGTTCCTCCCCGATCTTGACGTCAAGAGTCAGCGCAGTCGATAA
- a CDS encoding C45 family autoproteolytic acyltransferase/hydolase codes for MPGLLIIEASGDPAAIGEAIGRALQPILGEAIVRHRQELARSGIDWDEALELAQQFRGDLEGNLSRTAEELHALARAAGCDIDALVSLNALQETLFLTRRLRAEEGCTSLAVPAAASVDGTVLLAHNEDALPCRHEQIYVVRARPSDEPAFVAFAYGGLFLYQGVNEAGVGSTGNALTATDIRIGVPKLFLYREVLRAETLADALRATWLPERANGNNHLIATGDGEIYDVEVTGRHHALLYAGNQPFAHTNHLLAPELRQFEEGDKLDSILRKNRAQRLLELGTGQLSSTTLQELLRDHANQPHAICKHVAPGPDRMSRTIAGLVIEVTHRAIWVAPGPPCTVEFERVSL; via the coding sequence ATGCCGGGATTGCTGATCATCGAAGCGAGCGGAGACCCGGCCGCAATCGGCGAGGCGATCGGACGTGCACTCCAGCCGATTCTCGGCGAGGCGATCGTCCGGCACCGGCAGGAACTCGCTCGGAGCGGTATCGATTGGGATGAGGCGCTCGAACTCGCCCAGCAGTTCCGCGGCGATCTCGAGGGGAATCTCAGCCGCACAGCCGAGGAACTCCACGCGCTGGCGCGCGCTGCTGGGTGCGACATCGACGCATTGGTAAGCCTCAACGCCCTGCAAGAGACCCTCTTCCTCACCCGACGACTGCGAGCCGAAGAGGGTTGCACGAGCCTCGCTGTTCCCGCAGCGGCCAGCGTCGACGGCACGGTTCTCCTCGCACACAACGAGGATGCCCTGCCCTGTCGTCACGAGCAGATCTACGTCGTGCGTGCTCGCCCGAGCGATGAGCCAGCCTTCGTCGCCTTCGCCTATGGGGGCCTTTTCCTCTATCAAGGGGTCAACGAAGCAGGGGTCGGTTCGACTGGTAACGCCCTGACTGCTACTGATATCCGGATCGGCGTACCGAAGCTGTTTCTCTATCGCGAAGTGCTCCGTGCCGAGACCTTGGCTGATGCCCTACGGGCGACCTGGCTCCCTGAACGAGCCAACGGCAACAATCACCTGATCGCGACCGGCGATGGAGAGATTTACGACGTCGAGGTCACTGGTCGGCACCACGCGCTGCTCTACGCCGGGAACCAGCCGTTCGCGCACACGAACCACCTCCTTGCTCCCGAGCTGCGGCAGTTCGAGGAGGGAGACAAGCTCGACTCGATCCTGCGGAAGAATCGAGCGCAACGCCTGCTCGAGCTGGGCACGGGACAGCTCAGCTCGACGACCCTGCAGGAACTTCTCCGCGATCACGCCAACCAGCCACATGCGATCTGCAAGCACGTCGCTCCTGGTCCTGACCGGATGTCCCGAACGATCGCTGGGCTCGTCATCGAGGTCACGCATCGGGCAATCTGGGTGGCACCGGGGCCGCCGTGCACGGTCGAGTTCGAGCGCGTGTCGCTCTGA
- the serS gene encoding serine--tRNA ligase — MLDLRLIREHPDLVREALRKLNTEAPLDEILELDERRRQLVAEVEQLKAQRNAESKRIGQLPAGPEREATIAAMRALGDRIEALDRELAAIEERLQALLLEVPNLPDPDVPVGPDESGNVVVRHWGEPRPFDFPVKPHWELAEELGLIDFARGVKIAGSRFYVLRGDLARLQRALIAWMIDLHVNEHGYLEVYPPFLVRREAMIGTGNLPKFGDNLYHDEETDLWLIPTAEVPVTNLFRDEILPPGSLPIYLVAATPCFRKERVSAGRDVRGIKRVHQFEKVEMVKFVEPDRSDEELQRLVADAEDVLRRLELPYRVVQMCTGDLSFTAAKKFDLEVWAPGSQEWLEVSSCSNFRDFQARRANIRYRPSEGARPQFVHTLNGSGLALPRTLIAIMENYQQPDGTIEIPAVLRPYMGGQQRIGRQPAYWEPAQARRAREQARAGDS; from the coding sequence ATGCTCGACCTCAGGCTGATCCGAGAGCATCCGGACCTGGTGCGCGAGGCCTTGCGCAAGCTCAATACCGAGGCTCCGCTCGACGAGATCCTGGAACTCGACGAGCGACGTCGCCAGCTGGTCGCTGAAGTCGAGCAGCTCAAGGCTCAACGCAACGCCGAGTCCAAGCGGATCGGCCAGTTGCCAGCTGGGCCGGAGCGGGAAGCCACCATCGCCGCCATGCGTGCACTCGGCGACCGAATCGAGGCACTCGACCGCGAACTCGCCGCGATCGAAGAGCGGCTCCAGGCGCTGCTCTTGGAGGTTCCCAACCTGCCCGATCCCGATGTTCCCGTCGGCCCCGATGAAAGTGGCAACGTCGTCGTGCGTCACTGGGGAGAACCGCGACCGTTCGACTTCCCGGTCAAGCCGCACTGGGAACTGGCGGAGGAGCTCGGGCTGATCGATTTCGCCCGCGGAGTCAAGATCGCGGGGAGTCGCTTCTACGTGCTCCGCGGTGATCTCGCGCGGCTCCAGCGCGCCCTCATCGCCTGGATGATCGATCTCCACGTCAACGAGCATGGGTATTTGGAAGTCTATCCGCCGTTCCTCGTCCGCCGCGAGGCGATGATCGGGACGGGAAATCTCCCGAAGTTCGGGGACAATCTCTATCACGACGAGGAAACCGATCTCTGGCTGATTCCCACCGCTGAGGTGCCCGTTACCAATCTCTTCCGCGACGAAATCCTCCCGCCGGGTTCGCTCCCCATCTATCTCGTCGCGGCTACTCCTTGCTTCCGCAAGGAGAGAGTCTCAGCCGGCCGCGATGTACGCGGAATCAAGCGCGTCCATCAGTTCGAGAAGGTGGAGATGGTCAAGTTCGTCGAGCCGGATCGCTCTGACGAGGAACTCCAGCGACTCGTCGCTGATGCCGAAGACGTGTTGCGCCGGCTGGAACTTCCCTACCGTGTCGTCCAAATGTGCACTGGTGATCTTTCCTTCACGGCAGCCAAGAAGTTCGATCTCGAGGTCTGGGCACCTGGCTCCCAGGAGTGGCTGGAGGTCTCGTCCTGCTCGAATTTCCGCGACTTCCAGGCCAGACGGGCCAATATCCGCTACCGGCCGAGCGAGGGAGCACGCCCCCAGTTCGTGCACACGCTCAACGGATCGGGACTCGCTCTCCCCCGGACACTCATCGCGATCATGGAAAACTACCAGCAGCCAGATGGGACGATCGAGATCCCAGCTGTCTTGCGCCCCTACATGGGTGGGCAACAGCGGATCGGCCGACAACCAGCTTATTGGGAACCAGCGCAGGCACGGCGCGCCCGCGAGCAGGCTCGGGCGGGGGACTCGTGA